The Ooceraea biroi isolate clonal line C1 chromosome 3, Obir_v5.4, whole genome shotgun sequence genome contains the following window.
tcaatatgtTTTTACCGTAACGTTCAacgtatatttcatatatttttgtagcgCAAAGTTGCAACGGCATCACAGTTGTGGCGCTAAAGCTACGAAGCCTTTCAGCCCCGTCATGAAATCTACAGCAAGCATTTTTCAACCGGAAAGTTTTGATGCCGCGCTGgctattttgaataatttcacgaaaatcgcattttgtaactttttatgagagATGCTTATAACTTTTCTCTTCAGAATAGATTGCAGCGATGCCACTACTGGCTTGTATTCAGTTAGCAGaaaatttacgaaataaaaGTTAACCAAAATTAACAATCAACAAACGCATTTGCGCAAGTAATTTAGTGGCAATTTCATTATCTTTTCTacatttctgtttttaatcACTTTTATTGCCTCgaagaaaatattcattatcatatgAAAGAAATTCCAACAGTACGAAGTTTATCATACAGACTATAAAGTCGTTTTATCTTCTCTCGCATTTACATGCACTCGCGAGTCCTTATTTGAGTTTAACAAATTGTTCCTCGAGCTTTCACTGCTGACGGAACATAGCGTGTAAGCTAATTAGCACATCCGCCGCGGGACAAACACAGACGCGATATACCTTCTTGCATCCCCCGTTCTCCATCGGGTGTTCCTCCTCGCGTGTGCCATTGGATTAATTCGTTCGCCCGTGCTTTGTATCGCTCGACATCAGAAGTACACAGCCCACGGCAGAAACTTTTATTGAATCGAGCGGACGAACAAACGCGCCGACCTAACATTCACCATCGATCGCGCCGATGCCTCTCCCGCGTTTGGCATGATCGTTCGGCATCGTGTATCTCCTGCGAGAACGCATTATTAAATCCGGCCTTTTGTTTCGGAACGCGCGTGCCGCTTACATTTCTCCGCTCGCGGAGAGCGGCGGATCGCGCGGAATGAAATTTTTCCCTTCAAAATGTTACCTGCGTCCGCCTGCTTGCCAGCGGCGGCTCGGTACCTGTACTCGGCCGATTACAAAGGAATCAACGGCGAGCAATTGGATTTCTCTGACCGAGCGGCGCCGCATTCCCGAGGGCGAAGTTCACGGGCGCATCCAGAAATTCGATTGCCGCATGAAGAAGCATTGCAGCATGCGGGGAGAGAACGGTTCCGCGGTACTTTGCCGCGACGCATTGTCAAGCAGCATCCTTCGGTATTGCGTGTTGCCGGTGCTCGAGAATTTTGTAACGCACGTACGATTTCGCTGCAACGCAAGCAAGTTGTGCTGCTTCATTTCATCAAGCCAATTCCTGAGTGAGTATCTCCGATAAAGTGTAAAAAATTGCCAGCAAAACCGCACATTTTTGCTACTACGAGATGTCTCTGgtcaatttataaaatatcttttattgaaaaattcctCGATATGgaaataaacgaaatatttttgttgcacctgtacgtattatatttatatttgcacagAGTGTGAAATGGGGACTTCATCTCCGCTTGGCGTTATTCGTTCGACGCGATGCAGATCACTTCAGCTGCAACACAAGCCGGCGTCGTGAAACGCTAATTGCCACGTAAATTTCACAGCAATGAACGAGGGGCACGGTGTATCACGCACCCCTTCCTCATTATCGTAACGATTGATTCGGAGTTTTTCGTCCGTGTAATATTCGATATCGCGGCCGCCAGTGTCCGAAATCGTTACGCCGAGCGGGAGTTTCGATCTCGATTTTTGTCCACCCCCTAGGGACGAATAATCCTCCCGGCTGGAAACGTTAAAAGCTAACGGGCGGTGTGTTGCGACGATCGGACGATGGACCCCGCGGCACACGAATAGCTCCCTGGTGGCCCCGTTAGAACTGTATTCATCCCCGAGGCAGCGAGATTGTGCGGAAACCCCCATGGGCGAACGCTCGTTCGCCACCGCGCGTAATTTCGTCATTTGGTCGACTTTACGAAATTGCACTCTTTCTCTGTGCGCGATTACGTTACGTTATGCGACGAGGAGTGTGCGGAATGACGCAGAATCGGTGTTTTCTTAAGAGAACATCAGAGGAATTAATCTAATGAGCAGCGTTGCAATACATTACATTTGTTTCACGAGAGGAAAGTatgacattttttttaatgtagaaTTTGTTCGAATCGAGAATCGAATCTTTTGGGgtaaaaattctcttagacGATTATTTGAAGTGTTACTTCGTGTTTCTCTTAAGTCACCGAATTTAagatttgtaattatattgtttctagtttttatttaattttacttggTATTTACATCATTAAAGCTTTTATGATATTTCCTTAGAATGTCGTGTCCAAAATTTTCGTGTGGAGCTGACACAATATCTCGAATACATTCTGCGAGAGGAATAAACATCCCGTCCGTCCCTTTCGCTTCCAGCGCGTCTGCAAGCGAAAGGTGGTGTAATTTCGGTAATTGCCACGATGCGTTACACGCAGCAGACACAGAACGGCCGACACGCACAATACGTAAGTGTGTAGATGATTTTTCATTGGTATTGGTTCTGCGGCTCTTTATGCCGGGCGTGGCGTGGCTCCAAGAGTGCATCTGCAGCACGCGAAGTTGTCCCTCGAGGTTTCGTCGAAGCGCTGTCCGGTCGCTGCTGGGACTGTCGCGCGAAAGCGCACCTTGCCCGCGTACACCTTTCTGTTCTGTAATCTCGATCATTAGCCACCCAGTGGCTTTGTATTCTCTCGTCTCGAGATACAATGTATTTCTTTATCATCAAGCCATTCTGCGAAATTGCTGTAGATAAAGCTGGAAACCTGGCgctaaaacatattttaacgTCTACGCTGAACATATTTTAAGTACACGGTAAGTAAGGATGATGTATACCGCATACCATAAAGAGATAAATTATGAaacgtataattttaataagcgTAAACGTGTAATATTGTAACGACTGAtcacaattaatataattatgctaAGATTGATAAAGTTACTTTTATACGTTTCTGTTCAAATTGAAAACACCGTGACAGAGCCTTTTCATCACGTTtgaaagttttgtaaaattagGCAATATGTCGAACTTGTATAAGCAGAGATTTTCAGATGTTTCGCcaggaaatgaaaaagatttcGCTTCTACGGTTGATCTTTGCTTATCCGGACTACGCGAAGCTCCCGAGGAACACGACAGTACGGCGAACATCGTAGTGTCGCCAAGAGTACATTCGAATCAGCAGGTACATGGAAGTCGCAGACGGAGAATTCGCAAGAAGTTTGCGGATCGGTAAGCTGCTCGCCGACAATTTTCTCCGAGGTCGAAGCACGGAGGCGCGGAGATTTTGTGATTCAGTCAAACACCAGAGGCGAGAGAATTTCATTTACATCGTTCCGTTCCGTCGCTCATCCGAGCGACATGAAATTTTCGAGGAACGAGCCAATCGCGCATTTGCGTATCGTGCAGGCAGGCAGAATCGATACGTCGTCGCGTCGAAGATCTGCAAAAAGCACAGGGGATATCGTGCAGCTTCTCTTTCGAAGCAGCTCTCTTTGAAGTCGCAGGATGGGCGCCGAAGATTTCGGGATTCCGGCGAAGAGGCTGAAAGAGCGAGAATTTCACTTACGCCGTCGATCTTCGCTTATCCAGGCCACCGTAAAATTTTCGGGGAAcgagcacacgcgcgcgtcgcgtatCCGAGAGCCCAGGTGCACCATCGCCATCGGAAACGATCGgcggcgtgcgcgcgcgagaacccGGGCATTCCGCCTTTCTGTCCAACCCTCACGTGCCGTCCCTTTTTCTTCTGCCCTCCGCCGACATATCGGGCACGATTTTTCAAAGCGACTCACGTCCTCTCAATGTGTGATATGCTTCTCAAGCGACACGAAAGTCCAGGGAAACACGCGagtacgtacgcgcgcggcgTGCGCGTATTCATGCTTCTCTCACACACAGCATCGGTGCCATATattaatgcatatatatatatatatatatatatatatatataatatatattgtatataaagtGTCTTATATTGGAAAAAGAGACCATTTTATATATAGCTACGGATTTTTTGAGTGACATAAAGCTGAGGTTTTCGCAGTAAAATTGTTCGAGGGATTGAAAAGGGACTACGAGCTATTGAAAAGAAAGTTTATGATTaagaaatatgaagaaatagtcaagttatatattcttctcatttttcatttttaactttgaaaacttttccttccttccttttttcgaTTACTTAAAGGTGAAAGCCTTGCCACACAAATACACGTATGTCCAGGAAACAATCTGCTTGTTATCTATATAACTGTGCgattcttaatatttaaataattacgattttgcaattaataataactacatttattcatttataagaATAAAGTGGAAACGGAggaagtaatatatattatcgttGCAAAATTTCAAGACAAATTATAGGGGAAGGAGAAATGTATAGCAGAGCATGTCCTCAAATGGAGTAGTACAACTTCGCCTCGCGAAGTCACGTCTAAGCAAATATTGCTCGTGTTTGAAGCGTGTAATTCGAGCGACAATGCGATCCCTCCGAGTCATAGTAAATGCACATAACCGGAAGCTTTCGTCAGTACGCCCTTTTGTCAAGATCATTGTCGTtcagatgagagagagagaggcgcgtACTGCTTTCAACAGATAACGCCGACGTCTACCGGATAATCCAGTGTTGAATGCCGCCGTCATTCGACATGGAAAAGCGTGAGAGTATATCCATGCTACTCCTCTTGaagattttcttttctccctGAGAGCACTGTTACACGCGGTATTATGCGATATATTACGCTGTTATCCCAGGCGCCGACGACGTAGCAATGCTTTTTTGGGAGTAACGCAACGAGATCCGCGAGCGGGATTACACCGCGCGAATATTCGCTCGGGCGATAATTCTACGTAACGATTAATAACAGTCGCCACACAGCGTAAAAAcggttttaatataaatgcaaacGATTGCGATTTCCTTCGTCGGCAGGGCTCACGCGGCACGCCAATACGCGCGGCTTCGTAGCGCGCTCACGTGATGATGCATACGCCTTTTTTCAGGCGTTGCATGGCAATAACGGGCGACGATGATAAATCTATTTTTGCGACTATGTACACGCGGACGTACGTGATGCAGTCGGAAAAAAAAACCGTACATCAAAGTCTTTGATTTGCCGCAGCTACCGAATCGCTCCGCGAGATCTGAATTTTTATACGAAGGCAAAAGTGAAAAGGGGCCGAAATCACCCTGTCAAAGGCAAGCATATTCGCTCCAGCGGGGCCGAGtgatttatattgaaataacaCCGTCAGATAAACGAACAGATTGACGGATAAGCCGACGCGTGCGTATCATATACTTATGTGCGAATTTCGTCATGATGCACGGAGGATACATCCTTGAAAGAGTGAAAGAGTGTCTTCGGCGAATGCCTCGACCCCGCTGAGATAGCACTAGGATTGCCTTGAGAGGATCATCCCTATAACATGGAAGTTGGATGAAGGTCTCGTCTTCAGATCGCGCCACCGCGCGATGACCTGAGGTCTCCGGGGTGGCGTTGATAAGCCGCAATCTCTCTCTCAAACCGGAAGACCACAAGGCGGAAAACGGATTTAGACTGGATCCGACGTGACATATTTAAAGATACGGCTCGATTTATCTCGAAGGGTTGGTGAAATGTAGCCGAAATCCTGCGCCAGATCAGCGGTGATGAAATATATGCGCGTGTGCATACAGGACAGTTCAAAATTCCACCCCTCGTAGTCTCTTCGACTAAATGttcgatttaaattttcaaaccgAGCTTTAATCAATGACATGAGAGGATGCACCTCTTGTTCGAAACGTTTATTCGTTACGTGCGCTTAAAAGTGGACATGGATGCGTTACTGGACGAAAATAACTGCGCTAAAACGGTATTTGATCTCGCTTTGATCGCTGCGAACGGCGGGGCTAATTTTAAGAGGCGTTTCTTCAACTGTCGAAACTACCCCTGGAGCTTTTCACCGGCGCGGGCGTGTAATAGCATTCCTGTTGCATgtaaatttctctctcgcggtcGTTCGTGTATGTAGAAAATGACACGGGGgggtacgcgcgcgtgcacacggaTACGAATGCGTCTGCTGACTAGTATGGCTGCAGTAGCAGATACAAGCTGGCTGTTAGTTTAGCTCAGTTTAATTTAGTTTAGTTTAGTCAATAGTTCAGAGCTGTTATTGTGCTCCGAGCTCGGCGTGGCGGCGAGTGTCGAAGAACCACCCTCCTCATTTGCATACCGGGTGTGCCCGCGTAAATACTCAACTCGGAAAAGTCTGCTCTTGGCACATCAAAGGGACGCGGCGCGAATTAACCCCGCCGCGTTACCATTCCGTCCGCAAACAGGACCGGTGGAATATCGGCTTTGAACGTCGGATGTCATTGTTGCCGCGCTAAACGCGCTGCTCGCTCGGGGGTGGGCTGCATCTTGGCATGCGATGATAAAACGCGGCTGTTGTCGTCGTAGCCTTTGGAAAGCTTTGCAAGTCTTGCTTGCGATGAACGAGCGACACTGACAATCGTCAATTAAATAGAGCGAACTTTACAGGCAATCCTCAGGGATTCACgaatatacgtataattattataaacgaaatattatttccatCAGTTACATTATAACTGCGTacgcatttttattaatttagttGACAATATACATGGCGCGATCGTCGCTCGACAATCTATCGATTTACAAAGGgtcacatataaaataatattaatttttttacgcgGTTATAAGTAtctgtgtatacatatattctcatGATCGCACACGACGCGATCAAGTGCAGTGCGTGCAATGGATTTTACTGCAAATCTCatatatcaagaaaataaagtGACTGGCATAAcatgataaatttatcaagaaaTCAGTAATTGTAGGCAGACCGTTACTGCTGTGACTGGATAAATCAACAGTATCTGTAATAAAACCCTCAATGCGTGCTTTGTGTACACGatactataaaattataacgcataataataacaacagtGAGTATAACAATGGCTCTAAATTATTTTGCTCTACTACAAAGCCTTATAATTTACACGCACAATGAAAGGCCTATACAATAGGTGATATTATCTCATATAAATCCAATTTGGCTTAACGTACGAGACTTACGAAAGATTAGGAATTATGGAGTATCTTGTTGAAGGCATTGTAGGACGTCTCTAGATCAAATATTAGCTGTCTGACTTGAGTATCGGACAGCTCGTCCGAGGCAGACATATTGTCCAGAGTCTGCAGCCACTCGGCAACCTTCTCCTTGCCGTCAAAATCGCTCGGCAATATGCTCAGGCGATTCATGGTGTCCATGAGATCCCTCAGATCAGGATGCAACTGGTCCATGGCTTTGATCTCCAGCCGCAATTTGTCCATCAGCGTGATAAACAGAGAAACGATGTCCGCGATGCATTTGGAGGTGTTGCCCTTGTCGTCTTTTATCGTGATCGGTCGATCCTCCTTGATTCTCTCAAGAGCGGCCGGACAATCCAGTCGGAATGCTCTGGTGAAAGAGTCGATGGTTGGAAACTGATCGCTCTGTACCTAGAACATAACGTGGCAGTTGTTGGAGCAAAATCTTCTCGTGGAACTCACCTTCTAACACCAAGAAATGCTAAATTcttgataaatattctgtatagACCAACCTGCTTAAATGCTGCTCTGTATTGCACCAATAATTTGCTGCACGCTGCCGTGTACTCCTTCGGCGTGACGCAGTCCCTGATGTAAGCCTTCTCCAAGTGCTGCAATGTATTCACCACAGCGTACAGGTCCGCCTGATTGTCGTGCTTCTCCCTCTCACGGGCATTTTTATAAAGCTTCACTTCCTCGTACAACTCGGGGCGATCCTGAGCTATCGACATTATCCTGAAATTTTGAGGAAACAAAATCTAACCATGTTCTCGGTTTTAGgttatgtatatgaaatatacGCTAATTAAGGTTAATAGCTGCTGAGACGCTTGTCATTGCTTCGAGGTTTCGACACAAGTCAAACTTTAAGACTTGAACTTTATCAAACTGTAATAAAGTCCATAATAAAGTCGACAACACATGATTCAGAATGACTCAAACAGCAAGTGGTAGCGTATATAATCAACGATATAGTGATTTAAATCAAACATAGGAAATTACATACTTTTATGTAACAAACAATGTTAATTTCACTGGTTTGTCCGCAGCAATCAAGATATTTTGAACAACAAGATCACAAATCAATTGATAACTGAGCTTTTCGCAGCATATCAGAGAAAACAATGCTCAACACTGATAATAATTCGTATGGAATTCAGAGCCACCTGTTGAGAAGCAGTCAGCAACAGAATAAAGCTAGCAAAATTCTGTCTTACCCTGTGAATCGATAACTTCAAATtacttacttttattttattccactaTTTTTTGCAGATGACATgataaaatagagaaaatgcttgtcaggaaaataatttactgtaatttattaacaatgatAACGTAAATACTATAAACGCTATAAACATGAATTTCTTAtcactaaaaataatattgcgtaATGTAAAACGTGGCTAGGTACGTTGAGTAACGATAGCTATCTGTACAATTGCAACAATTGCAATTACACTCGTGTGCGCTGTGTATCACTGAAAAAAGtgagaaaataattctaattacatattacaataattatcacAGCTATTTTTGGTCCAATTTAAATGATGGCCAACGACTTCAGAAAACTTAGAGGATATTGTGCTCTGCGTAAGCTGGAGCTCTATAACagcatatattatttatattatttaaatattattattgtattaaattattta
Protein-coding sequences here:
- the LOC105277468 gene encoding vacuolar protein sorting-associated protein 28 homolog isoform X1 codes for the protein MSIAQDRPELYEEVKLYKNAREREKHDNQADLYAVVNTLQHLEKAYIRDCVTPKEYTAACSKLLVQYRAAFKQVQSDQFPTIDSFTRAFRLDCPAALERIKEDRPITIKDDKGNTSKCIADIVSLFITLMDKLRLEIKAMDQLHPDLRDLMDTMNRLSILPSDFDGKEKVAEWLQTLDNMSASDELSDTQVRQLIFDLETSYNAFNKILHNS